In one window of Deltaproteobacteria bacterium CG2_30_66_27 DNA:
- a CDS encoding TIGR00299 family protein, with protein MTAAALLSLSGAEKALRKALKGVPLSGYRLAVERGTSGGVAGTRVDVNVSRGKGAARHLPDIVALLRASSLPGDVRARAISCFERLGEAEAKVHGATVDKVHFHEVGAVDAIVDIVSGCFLFERLGAPKAFCSSLPGGSGEAWSEHGKIPVPGPATLELLRDAPWRFGEGEGELVTPTGAALLRAFDVSFGRPPEMTVRGVGIGLGHREIPGRPNLLRVVAGDPVPGALGRDRVLEVEANIDDMSPQRFELLIERALAAGALDVAILPATMKKNRPGWVLRLLCPEERLEIVSSSVFSVSTAIGLRFHACDRMKLDRATRTLETRYGRVRVKEATLPDGSVRPVPEYDDVKRIVRSGAATFDEVALEVARTWQK; from the coding sequence ATGACGGCGGCGGCGCTGCTCTCCCTTTCCGGGGCGGAGAAGGCGCTGCGCAAGGCGCTGAAAGGAGTGCCGCTCTCCGGCTACCGTCTCGCCGTGGAGCGGGGCACGTCCGGAGGAGTGGCGGGGACGCGGGTGGACGTGAACGTCTCCAGGGGGAAAGGCGCCGCGCGGCATCTTCCCGACATCGTCGCCTTGCTGCGCGCCTCCTCCCTGCCCGGCGACGTCCGCGCCCGGGCGATCTCCTGCTTCGAGCGGCTGGGAGAAGCGGAGGCGAAGGTTCATGGCGCCACCGTCGACAAGGTCCACTTCCACGAGGTCGGCGCGGTCGACGCGATCGTCGACATCGTGTCCGGCTGCTTCCTGTTCGAGCGCCTCGGCGCCCCGAAGGCGTTTTGCTCCTCCCTCCCCGGAGGGTCCGGCGAAGCCTGGTCGGAGCACGGGAAGATCCCCGTTCCCGGCCCGGCGACGCTCGAACTGCTGCGGGACGCGCCGTGGCGGTTCGGGGAAGGGGAAGGGGAGCTGGTGACGCCGACGGGGGCGGCGCTGCTGCGCGCGTTCGACGTCTCCTTCGGAAGGCCGCCTGAGATGACGGTGCGCGGCGTCGGGATCGGGCTGGGGCATCGGGAGATCCCGGGCCGGCCCAACCTGCTGCGGGTCGTCGCCGGGGACCCGGTGCCGGGGGCCCTCGGGCGGGACCGCGTCCTCGAGGTCGAGGCGAACATCGACGACATGAGCCCGCAGCGGTTCGAGCTCCTGATCGAGCGGGCGCTGGCCGCCGGCGCCCTCGACGTGGCGATCCTCCCGGCGACGATGAAGAAGAACCGGCCGGGCTGGGTGCTGCGCCTCCTCTGCCCCGAGGAGCGGCTGGAGATCGTCTCCTCGTCGGTGTTTTCCGTTTCCACCGCGATCGGCCTGCGGTTCCACGCGTGCGACCGGATGAAGCTCGACCGCGCGACGCGGACGCTCGAGACGCGGTACGGGCGCGTCCGGGTGAAGGAAGCGACGCTGCCGGACGGGTCGGTCCGCCCGGTGCCGGAGTACGACGACGTGAAGCGGATCGTGCGGTCCGGGGCGGCCACGTTCGACGAGGTGGCGCTCGAGGTGGCGAGGACGTGGCAAAAGTAA
- a CDS encoding 1-(5-phosphoribosyl)-5-amino-4-imidazole-carboxylate carboxylase: protein MLADVAAGSVSVEEAFERLRALPYEAVAGAHVDHHRGIRQGVPEVIFGEGKSAEQIVTIARSMRKAGTGVLVTRLSDEKMRALRRRLRGSEAHPKARCLVVQDGAPKIVGKGTVLVVTAGTSDIPVAEEAAVTAEFLGSRVDRLFDVGVAGIHRLLLQQERVRGARVIVVAAGMEGALASVVGGLTDKPVIAVPTSVGYGAAFGGVAALLGMLNSCSPTVAVVNIDNGFGAGVIASVINRL from the coding sequence ATGCTCGCCGACGTGGCCGCCGGCTCCGTCTCCGTGGAGGAGGCGTTCGAGCGCCTGCGCGCGTTGCCGTACGAAGCGGTGGCGGGGGCGCACGTCGACCACCATCGCGGGATCCGGCAAGGAGTCCCCGAGGTGATCTTCGGCGAGGGGAAGAGTGCGGAGCAGATCGTGACGATCGCCCGGTCGATGCGAAAGGCCGGGACGGGGGTTCTCGTCACGCGTCTGTCCGACGAAAAGATGCGGGCCCTCCGGAGGCGTCTTCGGGGGTCGGAGGCCCACCCGAAGGCCCGCTGCCTGGTGGTTCAGGACGGCGCGCCGAAGATCGTCGGGAAGGGGACGGTCCTCGTGGTGACGGCGGGCACCTCGGACATCCCGGTGGCGGAAGAGGCGGCCGTGACCGCCGAATTCCTCGGCAGCCGCGTCGATCGCCTCTTCGACGTCGGGGTCGCGGGGATCCACCGGCTTCTGCTGCAGCAGGAGCGGGTGCGCGGCGCGCGGGTGATCGTCGTGGCCGCAGGGATGGAAGGGGCGCTCGCCTCGGTGGTGGGGGGGTTGACCGACAAGCCGGTCATCGCGGTGCCCACCAGCGTCGGCTACGGGGCCGCCTTCGGCGGCGTGGCGGCGCTCCTCGGGATGCTCAACTCCTGCTCCCCCACGGTGGCCGTGGTCAACATCGACAACGGGTTCGGCGCAGGAGTCATCGCGTCGGTGATCAACCGGCTGTGA
- a CDS encoding thiamine-phosphate kinase, with translation MKRGDTGKPHGTGPAPRSVLLRDVGESGLIELLRRKHAGGARRGELPIGDDAAVVRVPGGRAVLSTDLLIEGTHFSLAYFRPEEVGGRALSANLSDLAAMGAEPVCYLVALAAPPGISVATVDAIFRGMADAAGPSGIRLMGGDTCRGERLILCLTVVGAVRGGRPVSRAGARPGDLLYVTGSPGWSRLGLALLRGGRPSRPSGWRREAMRAHLAPTARWREGRAAARSGAVAAMIDVSDGILADLSHLLERDGLGAVLAEESFPVSRSFRAASAALGVDPLDAFLGGGEDYELLMAVHPARRAIFLRAARAFPSGATRIGAVTKTPGVRVLRADGSWIEGAALPSGFDHFPPTKRRTR, from the coding sequence ATGAAGCGGGGCGACACGGGCAAACCTCACGGAACCGGGCCCGCGCCCCGCAGCGTTCTTCTGCGGGACGTGGGCGAATCCGGCCTGATCGAGCTTCTCCGGCGGAAGCACGCCGGCGGCGCGCGTCGGGGCGAGCTCCCCATCGGCGACGACGCCGCGGTGGTGCGCGTTCCCGGTGGGCGCGCGGTCCTCTCGACCGACCTGCTGATCGAGGGGACGCACTTCTCCCTCGCCTACTTCCGCCCGGAAGAGGTGGGGGGACGGGCCCTCTCCGCCAACCTCTCCGACCTGGCGGCGATGGGAGCCGAGCCCGTCTGCTACCTGGTCGCGCTGGCCGCCCCTCCGGGGATTTCCGTGGCGACGGTCGACGCGATCTTCCGCGGCATGGCGGACGCCGCCGGGCCTTCCGGGATCCGCCTGATGGGCGGGGACACCTGCCGGGGCGAACGGCTCATCCTCTGCCTGACGGTCGTCGGGGCCGTGCGGGGCGGAAGGCCCGTCTCCCGTGCCGGCGCCCGGCCGGGGGATCTCCTTTACGTCACGGGTTCGCCGGGATGGTCGCGGCTTGGGCTCGCGCTTCTGCGCGGCGGGCGTCCATCGAGGCCGTCCGGGTGGCGCCGGGAGGCGATGCGGGCGCACCTTGCCCCCACGGCCCGCTGGCGCGAGGGGCGGGCGGCGGCGCGCTCCGGCGCGGTCGCGGCGATGATCGACGTGAGCGACGGGATCCTCGCGGACCTCTCGCACCTCCTCGAGCGCGACGGGCTCGGCGCCGTCCTCGCCGAAGAGTCGTTTCCCGTCTCCCGGTCGTTCCGCGCGGCGTCGGCCGCCCTCGGGGTCGATCCGCTGGACGCGTTCCTCGGAGGCGGGGAGGATTACGAACTGCTGATGGCCGTTCATCCCGCGCGCCGCGCGATCTTTCTGCGCGCCGCCCGCGCGTTCCCTTCGGGCGCGACCCGGATCGGGGCGGTGACGAAGACCCCGGGGGTCCGTGTTCTGCGCGCGGACGGCTCGTGGATCGAAGGCGCCGCGCTTCCTTCCGGATTCGATCACTTCCCTCCAACGAAGCGGCGGACCCGCTGA
- a CDS encoding endopeptidase La: MPSPEEEKESGPEIPEVLPLLPVRDIVIFPYMTLPLFVGREGSVAAVDEALARDRYIFLATQRDPSVEDPKEGDLYRTGTVAMIMRMLKLPDGRLKILIQGVVKGKIVEFIDAKPAVRVRIDRIVESPMKEGALEVEALMRASREKIEKILSLKNMPVEILMVTENINNPGVLADLVASNLRLKIEEAQSVLEEEEPVARLILVSNLLSRELQLAEMQAKIQNQAKEEMSKSQREYFLREQMKAIKQELGDIDGKSEEAEDLKGKIEAAGMPGEVKKEAEKQLRRLEGMHPDSAESSVVRTYLDWMVELPWKKETKDNIRIGKAKEILDEDHHDLEKVKERILEYLSVRKLKDKMKGPILCFVGPPGVGKTSLGKSIARAMGRKFIRMSLGGIRDEAEIRGHRRTYVGALPGRVIQGMKQAGTRNPVFMLDEIDKVGADFRGDPSAALLEVLDPEQNFAFSDNYLNVPFDLSKVLFIATANVIDPVPPALKDRMEIIPLSGYTDVDKLAIAKKYLLPRQLEENGIRRGRVTMRDKAILAIIHEYTREAGLRNLEREIGQVCRKLARKIAEGEKGPFAVTPKSLAKFLGAPRNFSETEGEADEVGVATGLAWTPTGGDILFIEVSLVDGKGNVTITGYLGDVMKESAQAAITYVRSRAAKLGLPRNFHAKRDIHIHVPSGGIPKDGPSAGITIATALVSSLTGIPVRRDVAMTGEITLRGRVLPIGGLKEKALAALRAGINNVIVPARNGKDLEEIPKHEARQVHFSLVKTMDEVLALALTRDPFRAEKGKAKPLRGKSVPAKGPRKQKRALRAKGPR; the protein is encoded by the coding sequence ATCCCTTCCCCGGAGGAGGAGAAGGAGAGCGGGCCGGAGATCCCCGAGGTGCTCCCGCTGCTGCCGGTGCGCGACATCGTCATCTTCCCGTACATGACCTTGCCGCTCTTCGTGGGGAGGGAAGGTTCGGTCGCCGCGGTGGACGAGGCGCTGGCGCGGGACCGGTACATCTTCCTCGCCACGCAGAGGGACCCGTCCGTGGAAGACCCGAAGGAGGGGGATCTCTACCGCACGGGCACGGTGGCGATGATCATGCGGATGCTGAAGCTCCCCGACGGCCGGCTGAAGATCCTCATCCAGGGTGTGGTGAAGGGGAAGATCGTCGAGTTCATCGACGCGAAGCCCGCGGTGCGCGTCCGGATCGACCGGATCGTCGAGTCCCCGATGAAGGAAGGGGCGCTCGAGGTGGAGGCGCTGATGCGCGCATCCAGGGAGAAGATCGAGAAGATCCTGTCGCTCAAGAACATGCCGGTCGAGATCCTGATGGTCACCGAGAACATCAACAATCCCGGCGTGCTCGCCGACCTCGTCGCGTCGAACCTGCGCCTGAAGATCGAAGAGGCGCAATCGGTGCTCGAGGAGGAAGAGCCCGTCGCGCGGCTTATCCTGGTCAGCAACCTCCTCTCCCGCGAGCTGCAGCTGGCGGAGATGCAGGCGAAGATCCAGAACCAGGCGAAGGAGGAGATGTCCAAGAGCCAGCGGGAGTATTTCCTGCGGGAGCAGATGAAGGCGATCAAGCAGGAGCTGGGCGACATCGACGGGAAGTCCGAGGAGGCCGAAGACCTGAAGGGAAAGATCGAAGCCGCCGGGATGCCCGGGGAGGTGAAAAAGGAGGCGGAGAAGCAGCTCCGCCGCCTGGAGGGGATGCACCCCGACTCGGCCGAGTCGTCCGTGGTGCGCACCTACCTCGACTGGATGGTGGAGCTCCCCTGGAAGAAGGAGACGAAGGACAACATCCGCATCGGAAAGGCGAAGGAGATCCTCGACGAGGACCACCACGACCTCGAGAAGGTCAAGGAACGGATCCTCGAATACCTTTCCGTGCGCAAGCTGAAGGACAAGATGAAGGGGCCGATCCTCTGCTTCGTCGGTCCCCCGGGCGTGGGGAAGACATCCCTCGGGAAGTCGATCGCCCGGGCGATGGGGCGGAAGTTCATCCGGATGTCCCTCGGCGGCATCCGGGACGAGGCGGAGATCCGGGGTCATCGCCGGACGTACGTGGGGGCCCTTCCCGGCCGCGTCATCCAGGGGATGAAGCAGGCCGGGACGCGCAACCCGGTCTTCATGCTGGACGAGATCGACAAGGTGGGGGCCGACTTCCGGGGCGATCCGTCCGCGGCGCTGCTCGAGGTGCTGGATCCCGAGCAGAACTTCGCGTTCAGCGACAACTACCTGAACGTCCCGTTCGACCTGTCGAAGGTCCTGTTCATCGCCACGGCCAACGTGATCGACCCCGTTCCGCCGGCCCTCAAGGACCGGATGGAGATCATCCCCCTGTCGGGATACACCGACGTCGACAAGCTGGCGATCGCGAAGAAATACCTTTTGCCGCGCCAGCTCGAGGAGAACGGGATCCGGCGGGGAAGGGTCACGATGCGGGACAAGGCGATCCTCGCCATCATCCACGAATACACGCGGGAAGCGGGGCTGCGAAACCTCGAGCGGGAGATCGGGCAGGTGTGCCGGAAGCTGGCCCGGAAGATCGCCGAGGGGGAGAAGGGGCCCTTCGCCGTCACGCCGAAGAGCCTCGCGAAGTTCCTCGGGGCCCCGCGGAACTTTTCGGAGACGGAGGGGGAGGCCGACGAGGTCGGCGTCGCGACGGGCCTCGCCTGGACGCCGACGGGGGGGGACATCCTCTTCATCGAGGTGTCGCTCGTCGACGGCAAGGGGAACGTGACGATCACCGGGTACCTCGGCGACGTGATGAAGGAGAGCGCCCAGGCGGCGATCACCTACGTCCGTTCGCGTGCGGCGAAGCTCGGACTGCCGCGGAATTTCCACGCGAAGCGCGACATCCACATTCATGTCCCTTCGGGGGGGATCCCGAAAGACGGTCCTTCCGCCGGGATCACGATCGCGACGGCCCTCGTCTCCTCGCTCACCGGGATCCCCGTTCGCAGGGACGTGGCGATGACCGGCGAGATCACCCTTCGCGGCCGTGTCCTTCCGATCGGCGGCCTGAAGGAGAAGGCGCTGGCGGCGCTTCGCGCCGGGATCAACAACGTGATCGTCCCGGCCCGGAACGGGAAAGACCTCGAGGAGATCCCGAAGCACGAAGCGCGTCAGGTGCACTTCTCGCTGGTGAAGACCATGGACGAGGTGCTCGCCCTGGCCCTGACGCGGGACCCGTTCCGTGCGGAAAAGGGGAAGGCGAAGCCGCTCCGGGGAAAGAGCGTGCCGGCGAAGGGGCCGAGGAAGCAGAAACGGGCACTCCGGGCGAAAGGGCCGCGATGA